A region of the Ranitomeya variabilis isolate aRanVar5 chromosome 5, aRanVar5.hap1, whole genome shotgun sequence genome:
gaaaaaaaaccTTATTATTCGGTATCATCGTTTGCTAaacagtccaatctatcaaaatataacacTTTTTCCTCTCCTAAACacaataaaaaacgatcaaaacattgtacccaaaatgatatcaataaaaacataagcTTAGTGTACAAAATACAAATCCTCACATAGCACTAtgggtgaaaaaaagaaaaaataaagttgctgTTCTCAAAATTGAtgacagaaatatatatatttttttttttacaaagttcagattttttttcaccttAAAAGGAATAAGGAAGCTTTACAATTTTTCCATCACCGTAAATCTACCGACACGTTgctaggtcatttttaccatacaatgaaagGTGTAAAAACAAAGCCCCCAAAAAAACCAATGACAGAATTGCACTACttgtcagtaattttttttttcagtaaattatatggtaaaattaatggtgtcattcaatacTATAACTCCTCCTCAagcccctcatatggctatgtcaactgaaaaaaaaggttatggctcttggaagaaggggaggaaaaaaatccTGCTTGTTAAGGGGTAATTTAAAACTGATTAAACTGATGGTTAAATCTGAAGAATTTGACCACTGCTGACTGTATAGCGACAAAGTTTGACAAGGAATCTATGAAAACTTAATTATCAGGAGTAATGAAATAGGAATGGCACAATgtagaattataaaaaaaaaaaaaaattttatagaaaaaatactgAATTGACATGGTGAGTGGATTAATTCAGGAGCGTTAAAAGCTAAACCTTCAATTCTGTCTAGACAATTAAAATTTATTTCTTGCTCTTATTAGTAACAGGTAAGACATGTAAAAGTTTAGAGGCATAAGAAGGATCTGAGTTATTTCTATGCAAAGAGAAACTGAAGTGAAAGATTCTGACATGACAtacatcatatttaaaaaaaaaaaaaaaattacaatattttcaAATACTTAATACTTTACAATATTTCTTGCATCATAATATCAATCTTCTTGCTTTACCCAGACATGTTTATATATTATAAAAATAAAGTTATCAAAAATGTAAAGGTCAGAAGTGCAAATGTATTTCTTAATAATAGTATTACTTACAGAAAATGAAGTTGACTTTACTCAACTGAGTTCATAGTTAATATATAATGTAAGGAGGATTGTTAAAATTAGTTCACATTCATTCCAAGAATCCAGAGCTTTGGATTATATTGAGTCCACACCGTTATATTTTGAGGTACACACTTAAATTTGCGTTGACGTGGTCTCTTCTGGGTTATCACCAGTCAGAACTGGAGGCTCATTAGGTGCTGTAGGTTGTAATTCTTTACTCTCTGCTGCTTTTTCAAGCTCTGCTTCAACTTCAAACCTCTTCTTGGGTTCTGGGGTCTCTTCAGACCATCTTCCCACTCTTCGAACTCCTTTTGCTACTTTAGGAGCATTTCGACATGGATTATGGTCATAGATGACAAGCTTCAATCCTGTCAAGTGCACCAGACTTGGGAAAAATCTAATACCATTGCGATCAACATCAATGACTTCCAGAAAAATCATTTCTAGTAAAATAGGTGGGAATTCTGTCAGCAGGCTTCCTGATATCCAAATGCTGCGCAATTCTGTAAGATTTTTCAGCTCCCTGGGAATATTACGTATTGGATTGCAGCCAATGTGAAGTGTCTTTAGAAGAGGCAGGTCACAAACGACAACTGGCAAATATGTTAAATAATTTGATTCAATCCACAGAGTGTGTAAGTTCTTTAGGTAATTTAACTCCTGGGGAAGGTCTCTAATCCGATTATTACCAAGATATAATATTGATAACTGCTTCAGGCTGCAGACAACTGGTGGAAGAACCCTAAAGTTGTTAAAGTCCAAGGCAAGGATCTGAAGGTTCTGAAGGAGCTCAAGCTCTGGAGGAAGGGAGCTTAAATTGTTGTCGCTTAAGTATAACTTGATAAGTTCCGTAAATGCACATACCCTCAACGGAAACCTCCTCAGCTGCATACTGCTCAAGTCAACCATCTTATCAATAGGCATTTCTTCCAAGTCTCCTAGAAGGTATTTTTGGCAGGTGTTAGATGGGAAGAAAGCAATAATTCCTCTGATTGTATTACCCATCTTCTGTGTAATGACAAGTTTCCTGCACTGAGTCTTCTGTTCCTTCTTGGACAATATTTTATGGAGTCTGCTGAGAGTAGCATTTCTGTTGTTCCATTACAATACATTGTTTACATGGTAACTGCGATTAATCTCAAGAGTTACTGATAAGTAGAGAAGTGCCTGGTGATGAGAAGGACAGAAGTGGTTAAGGAGACATTTTCTCCTGTCTCCAAAGTCTGAACAActatacaaacaaaaaaaaagttaagtTACCATCCCAAACCATGTGAGTGGACTGTTTTTGGCAAAGGCTCATGAAAAAGCAGAGAGGAAATAAAACATGATGTGCTATACACATTGTTATTTATGGAGATATCTACATCCTGATAGTGGATGTttaaaagtctggatttttaaactTGGAGAAATCTCCAATAAACATTCCAAGTTTTAAAACACCAGCAGAAGTCCAGATGTAATCTGATGGTGTTTAGAATACCTGTCAAGGATTAAGAATAATGTCCATGGCTAATGGCTGAATAATTTCAAATGTCTCTATAGAACCACATTTGCTAATGCACACAGGCTCCTTCACATATCAAGTGCTCCTAAGGTAAAAGTTGTGTAGGTATTAGCAGATGAAGACATTACCAACTTCAAAAGACCCCGTATGTCTTATATTTTCCATCTATGATTTATTTTACTTCAGAGATGCCAGCTTTGTAGTTTACTAAAATGTTTCTTCTGATCCAAAAGAACTACCGTACTTGCTTGCATAATGTAAATACATCAATTTTCAACTGTGAATCAGAGCCAAAAAAAGTATCCTAAAGAGATTGTCAAGTCTTAGTGTGTAATTCTGCAGTCACTTTACTGCTCGCTACAAGGATTCTCTAATGCTGGCGCCGGGAAcagacggtcatgtgaccgcaagtatgtgattgtcACATTACAACTAGACGTGATGGGCCTCGCTCAATTCACGTGCACTGAGTGAGGCAacgcacgtctagttggcacatgaccacatgtataCAAATCACACACCCGCCACCCCCAGCGTCTTCACCAGAAAATCACATAGGGTACAAGTCTGCTGTCattctaaggccggacaacccctttaatgttataATAAAAAGTAACCTGTATTCTTTCCCAGCATCATGTATGTTTATCTGAGGTCCTCTTAAAGTTGTTTGCCAAAAAGCAGTTGGAAGACTAGGGAATCTTTCTTTTGAACAGATTTGTCAGTAACCAGGCTTCATGtccttttatttatggtaaagcac
Encoded here:
- the LRRC10 gene encoding leucine-rich repeat-containing protein 10; protein product: MGNTIRGIIAFFPSNTCQKYLLGDLEEMPIDKMVDLSSMQLRRFPLRVCAFTELIKLYLSDNNLSSLPPELELLQNLQILALDFNNFRVLPPVVCSLKQLSILYLGNNRIRDLPQELNYLKNLHTLWIESNYLTYLPVVVCDLPLLKTLHIGCNPIRNIPRELKNLTELRSIWISGSLLTEFPPILLEMIFLEVIDVDRNGIRFFPSLVHLTGLKLVIYDHNPCRNAPKVAKGVRRVGRWSEETPEPKKRFEVEAELEKAAESKELQPTAPNEPPVLTGDNPEETTSTQI